Below is a genomic region from Insulibacter thermoxylanivorax.
GAGAACCGCGGGGAAGAAGTCGGCGTCACCATGCCGCATCCGCACGGTCAGATCTATGCTTATTCGAAGATGCCGCTGAAGATCCAGACGGAACTGGCGGCCTGCAAGGAACACTATGAAGAGAACGGCTCTTGCCTGCTTTGCGACATGAACCGCGAAGAGAAGGAGTTCGCGCAGCGCGTCATCATCGAGAACGACCACTTCATCTGTTATCTGCCGTTCTTCACCGATTTCCCTTACGGCGTGTTCATCGTCAGCAAGAACCATAAGACGGCATTGCCGGACTTTACACCGGAGGAGAAGCGCTCCCTCGCTGAGATACTGAAGCAGACGACGGGGACGATGGATGAGCTGTTCGACCGGCTGTTCCCGTATATGATGGTGCTGCACCAAAGACCGGTCAATGATGAGGATGTCGAGGATTATTATCATTTTCATATTGAGTTCTATCCACCGCTTAGGGCCAAGGATCGCATCAAGTACTACGCATCATCGGAGATGGGCGCCTGGGCTGCGACAAACCCGCTTTGCGTCGAAGATACTGCAGAACATCTGCGGGAAGCATATAGAAAATATATGGACAAAGAGAAAGCGAGGAACTGATCATGGAGAACATCCGTCAAATGCTGACTGACAAGTTTAAAGAACTGTTCGGCGATCCTGCTGGAGCGAGATTGTTCTTCGCTCCGGGCCGAGTGAACCTGATCGGTGAACACACGGATTATAACGGCGGTTATGTGTTCCCGGCAGCCCTCTCCTTCGGCACCTATGCGCTGGTTAAGCCTCGTACGGACGGGCTCTACCGTTTCCGTTCACTGAATCTGTCTAAGCAAGTGGATGTGAAAGCAGATGAGATCGTCTATCGAGAAGAGGATAACTGGGCGAACTATCCGAAGGGTGTTCTCCTGCAGCTCCAGCAATATGCCGCCGATCAGAAGGAAGTCTTCCGCGGTGCGGATGTGCTGTACTACGGCAATATTCCAAACGGTGCAGGTCTATCCTCTTCGGCTTCCATCGAAGTCGTCACCGCTTATGCCCTCTCTCGCATCGCCGGCCTTACGATTCCGGTGATCGAGCTGGTGAAGCTGTCGCAGAAGGCAGAAAATGAATTCGTCGGCGTCAACTGCGGCATCATGGACCAGTTCGCCGTCGGCATGGGCAAAGCGAATCATGCAATCCGCCTGAACTGCGCCGATCTGTCCTATGAATATGCACCGCTGCGATTGGCCGGGCATAAGCTGATCATCACCAACACCAACAAGCGCCGCGGCTTGGCCGACTCGAAGTACAATGAACGGCGCGCCGAATGCGAGAAGGGACTGGAGATCCTGCGAAGCGTAAAGCCTGATCTCAGAGATCTGGGAGCGCTCAGCCTGAGCGAATGGGAGGAGCTGCGCGAGCATATCCAAGATCCTGTGATCCGAAATCGTGTTGAGCACGTGGTCAGCGAGAATGACCGCGTCCTCAGAGCCGTACACAGCCTGGAGGAGAACGATCTTGAGCAGTTCGGACAATTGATGATCCAGTCCCATGAATCGCTGCGCGATCTCTATGAGGTGACGGGCAAGGAACTCGATGCTTTGGTGGAAGCGGCGCTGTCCGTGCCGGGCTGCATCGGCAGCCGCATGACCGGTGCGGGCTTCGGCGGATGCACGGTCAGCCTTGTTCGTGAGGAAGCCGTCAATGAATTCCAGGAAGTTGTGGCGAAGAAGTATACAGAAGCCACGGGACTTACTCCGACATTCTATGTGTGCGATATAGGCGACGGCGTAAAAGAAATCACGGAGGTGTGAGCGGATGGCGATCTTAGTAACCGGTGGAGCGGGATATATCGGGAGCCATACGGTGGCTGAACTGCTGGAGAAGGGCGAAGAAGTTGTCGTCGTCGACAATCTGCAGACCGGCCACCGTCAGGCGGTGCTTGGCGGAACCTTCTATCAGGCGGATATTCGCGACGACGAGGCGCTGAGTAAGATCTTCAAGAAACATGAGATCGAAGCGGTGATCCACTTCGCCGCCAACTCGCTGGTCGGCGAAAGCGTAGAGAAACCGCTGGCCTATTATGATAACAATGTCTATGGATCGCAGAAATTGATGGAGACGATGATCCAGCACGGTGTGAAGAAGATCGTCTTCTCGTCTACGGCCGCCGTCTACGGGGAGCCGGAGCGCGTGCCGATTGATGAACACGACCGCACGAACCCGACGAACCCTTACGGCGATACGAAGCTGGCGATGGAGAAGATGTTCCGCTGGGGGGATGCGGCATATGGATTGAAGTCGATATCGCTGCGCTATTTTAACGCTGCGGGGGCACATCCCGATGGGCTGATCGGCGAGGATCACCATCCGGAGACCCACCTCATTCCGGTGATCCTGCAAGTCCCGCTGGGCAAACGCGAGTTCATCTCCGTATTCGGCGAAGATTATCCAACGGAAGACGGTACCTGCATCCGGGATTATATCCACGTGATGGACCTGGCGAATGCGCACTACCTGGCACTGCAGCGACTGCGCGCGAAAGAGGAGAGCGGCGTCTATAATCTGGGCAACGGACAGGGCTTCTCTGTCCGCCAGGTGATCGATGTGGCTCGCCGCGTGACGGGTCATCCGATCCCGGACCGCGTATCGCCGCGCCGTCCCGGCGATCCGGCGGTGCTTGTGGCTTCTTCCGAACGGGCGCAGGAAGAGCTGGGGTGGAAGCCGCAGTATGCGGATCTCGAGAAGATCGTGGACAGCGCTTGGCAATGGTTCCGTCGTCATCCCAACGGCTACCGCGGATAAGCAGTTTCGTCTTGCTTCAGTTCCGTATTGACT
It encodes:
- the galT gene encoding galactose-1-phosphate uridylyltransferase, whose amino-acid sequence is MAELRYNPLLRDWTIVASNRQNRPHMPKDYCPFCPGSGKVPDGYDVYKYDNDFPALCPDPPEPDPVATKLYKTAPSYGKCEVILYSPEHTKTLPELSVEHIEKLINLWTERFEELAKDPKHKYIMIFENRGEEVGVTMPHPHGQIYAYSKMPLKIQTELAACKEHYEENGSCLLCDMNREEKEFAQRVIIENDHFICYLPFFTDFPYGVFIVSKNHKTALPDFTPEEKRSLAEILKQTTGTMDELFDRLFPYMMVLHQRPVNDEDVEDYYHFHIEFYPPLRAKDRIKYYASSEMGAWAATNPLCVEDTAEHLREAYRKYMDKEKARN
- a CDS encoding galactokinase codes for the protein MLTDKFKELFGDPAGARLFFAPGRVNLIGEHTDYNGGYVFPAALSFGTYALVKPRTDGLYRFRSLNLSKQVDVKADEIVYREEDNWANYPKGVLLQLQQYAADQKEVFRGADVLYYGNIPNGAGLSSSASIEVVTAYALSRIAGLTIPVIELVKLSQKAENEFVGVNCGIMDQFAVGMGKANHAIRLNCADLSYEYAPLRLAGHKLIITNTNKRRGLADSKYNERRAECEKGLEILRSVKPDLRDLGALSLSEWEELREHIQDPVIRNRVEHVVSENDRVLRAVHSLEENDLEQFGQLMIQSHESLRDLYEVTGKELDALVEAALSVPGCIGSRMTGAGFGGCTVSLVREEAVNEFQEVVAKKYTEATGLTPTFYVCDIGDGVKEITEV
- the galE gene encoding UDP-glucose 4-epimerase GalE; this encodes MAILVTGGAGYIGSHTVAELLEKGEEVVVVDNLQTGHRQAVLGGTFYQADIRDDEALSKIFKKHEIEAVIHFAANSLVGESVEKPLAYYDNNVYGSQKLMETMIQHGVKKIVFSSTAAVYGEPERVPIDEHDRTNPTNPYGDTKLAMEKMFRWGDAAYGLKSISLRYFNAAGAHPDGLIGEDHHPETHLIPVILQVPLGKREFISVFGEDYPTEDGTCIRDYIHVMDLANAHYLALQRLRAKEESGVYNLGNGQGFSVRQVIDVARRVTGHPIPDRVSPRRPGDPAVLVASSERAQEELGWKPQYADLEKIVDSAWQWFRRHPNGYRG